The following are from one region of the Primulina eburnea isolate SZY01 chromosome 17, ASM2296580v1, whole genome shotgun sequence genome:
- the LOC140818126 gene encoding uncharacterized protein isoform X2, which translates to MAAAKEVQFSLRVMMIKESNKVLYAEIDSDFADVLLSFLTLPLGTIVRLLVKHYGKNAPIFGSLNSLYAGLLNMDCNLFWTEAGKLMLLHPRNSSEIECSRLKLLIDDTPPTRYFTCGSKRCVSMYYNMNCRCSNSGNMKTRNDVAVGSQCGVKSVFTVPTAWFILTDDMQILTNSPASVLRILKLNGIKDTNALWERTLIVGRNEIMELLKGSLVSKTPITDIILPMSSADDSDTLRETRKSFASAKCESDALPRTQTSQNISSDSKKITVKAFVQKSTNRILFAQTRHDFVDLILSLLTIPLGQVQFLLGSSTRLGSISNLYRSISDSENVEYMKSRDTIAKLLEPQIAPHYLSKYQIFSLSQQRRPAFHRSFENNEIKLSVCDHYVSSSCSSAIATFDPKGEDSFVKGPMLFTVTNDLEVCTAASISIISILDQMRIPVFDVEEQELDIGMEEALSILKAALTSTSALTNGLQPFLKSRPKQET; encoded by the exons atggctgcagcaaaggaggttCAATTCTCTTTAAGAGTCATGATGATCAAAGAAAGCAACAAAGTTTTATATGCTGAAATAGATAGCGATTTCGCTGATGTTCTACTGAGTTTCCTAACATTACCACTGGGAACTATAGTGCGACTTCTCGTCAAGCACTATGGAAAGAATGCGCCAATTTTTGGAAGTTTGAACTCTTTGTATGCGGGTTTACTGAACATGGATTGTAATCTTTTCTGGACAGAGGCGGGTAAACTGATGCTGCTCCATCCAAGAAATTCATCCGAAATTGAGTGTAGTAGACTAAAACTCCTGATTGATGATACACCCCCCACCCGGTACTTTACGTGTGGGAGCAAGAGGTGTGTGAGCATGTACTATAACATGAATTGCCGTTGTTCAAATTCAGGAAATATGAAGACCAGGAATGATGTAGCAGTTGGATCCCAATGTGGAGTCAAAAGTGTCTTTACAGTGCCAACTGCATGGTTTATTTTAACTGATGATATGCAGATTCTGACTAACTCACCAGCATCAGTTTTACGGATTTTAAAACTAAATGGTATTAAAGACACAAATGCACTCTGGGAAAGAACTCTGATTGTTGGCCGGAATGAG ATAATGGAACTGCTCAAGGGATCCTTAGTTTCCAAAACTCCAATAACAGATATCATTCTCCCTATGAGTTCTGCGGATGATAGTGATACTCTCCGTGAAACGAGAAAGTCCTTTGCATCTGCTAAATGTGAATCAGATGCTTTACCTCGGACTCAAACCAGTCAAAACATAAGTTCAGATTCTAAGAAGATTACTGTGAAAGCCTTCGTGCAAAAATCAACTAATAGGATTCTGTTTGCTCAAACTCGGCATGACTTCGTTGATTTAATTTTGAGTTTGCTCACCATTCCCTTAGGACAGGTTCAGTTTCTGTTAGGCAGTAGCACTCGTCTTGGGAGCATAAGTAATCTTTACAGGAGCATATCTGATTCAGAAAACGTAGAGTATATGAAGTCTAGGGACACAATAGCCAAACTACTGGAACCCCAAATTGCTCCTCACTATCTTTCCAAATACCAGATTTTCTCTCTTAGCCAACAAAGGCGTCCTGCATTCCACAGGTCGTTTGAAAATAATGAAATCAAATTATCTGTGTGTGATCACTATGTGTCATCATCATGCAGTAGTGCAATAGCGACATTCGACCCAAAAGGCGAGGACAGCTTTGTTAAAGGCCCCATGCTCTTTACTGTGACTAATGATTTGGAAGTGTGCACTGCAGCGTCAATATCCATCATCTCCATTCTTGACCAGATGAGAATTCCTGTATTTGATGTCGAGGAGCAGGAGCTTGACATTGGTATGGAGGAG GCCCTAAGCATATTGAAGGCTGCTCTTACCTCAACATCTGCATTAACAAATGGGCTCCAACCATTCTTAAAGAGTCGGCCAAAGCAAGAAACATAA
- the LOC140818126 gene encoding uncharacterized protein isoform X1, producing MAEEFLTNKRLNDTCKWWKVYGMAAAKEVQFSLRVMMIKESNKVLYAEIDSDFADVLLSFLTLPLGTIVRLLVKHYGKNAPIFGSLNSLYAGLLNMDCNLFWTEAGKLMLLHPRNSSEIECSRLKLLIDDTPPTRYFTCGSKRCVSMYYNMNCRCSNSGNMKTRNDVAVGSQCGVKSVFTVPTAWFILTDDMQILTNSPASVLRILKLNGIKDTNALWERTLIVGRNEIMELLKGSLVSKTPITDIILPMSSADDSDTLRETRKSFASAKCESDALPRTQTSQNISSDSKKITVKAFVQKSTNRILFAQTRHDFVDLILSLLTIPLGQVQFLLGSSTRLGSISNLYRSISDSENVEYMKSRDTIAKLLEPQIAPHYLSKYQIFSLSQQRRPAFHRSFENNEIKLSVCDHYVSSSCSSAIATFDPKGEDSFVKGPMLFTVTNDLEVCTAASISIISILDQMRIPVFDVEEQELDIGMEEALSILKAALTSTSALTNGLQPFLKSRPKQET from the exons ATGGCCGAGGAGTTTTTGACAAATAAAAGGCTAAATGACACTTGCAAATGGTGGAAAGTCTATG GCatggctgcagcaaaggaggttCAATTCTCTTTAAGAGTCATGATGATCAAAGAAAGCAACAAAGTTTTATATGCTGAAATAGATAGCGATTTCGCTGATGTTCTACTGAGTTTCCTAACATTACCACTGGGAACTATAGTGCGACTTCTCGTCAAGCACTATGGAAAGAATGCGCCAATTTTTGGAAGTTTGAACTCTTTGTATGCGGGTTTACTGAACATGGATTGTAATCTTTTCTGGACAGAGGCGGGTAAACTGATGCTGCTCCATCCAAGAAATTCATCCGAAATTGAGTGTAGTAGACTAAAACTCCTGATTGATGATACACCCCCCACCCGGTACTTTACGTGTGGGAGCAAGAGGTGTGTGAGCATGTACTATAACATGAATTGCCGTTGTTCAAATTCAGGAAATATGAAGACCAGGAATGATGTAGCAGTTGGATCCCAATGTGGAGTCAAAAGTGTCTTTACAGTGCCAACTGCATGGTTTATTTTAACTGATGATATGCAGATTCTGACTAACTCACCAGCATCAGTTTTACGGATTTTAAAACTAAATGGTATTAAAGACACAAATGCACTCTGGGAAAGAACTCTGATTGTTGGCCGGAATGAG ATAATGGAACTGCTCAAGGGATCCTTAGTTTCCAAAACTCCAATAACAGATATCATTCTCCCTATGAGTTCTGCGGATGATAGTGATACTCTCCGTGAAACGAGAAAGTCCTTTGCATCTGCTAAATGTGAATCAGATGCTTTACCTCGGACTCAAACCAGTCAAAACATAAGTTCAGATTCTAAGAAGATTACTGTGAAAGCCTTCGTGCAAAAATCAACTAATAGGATTCTGTTTGCTCAAACTCGGCATGACTTCGTTGATTTAATTTTGAGTTTGCTCACCATTCCCTTAGGACAGGTTCAGTTTCTGTTAGGCAGTAGCACTCGTCTTGGGAGCATAAGTAATCTTTACAGGAGCATATCTGATTCAGAAAACGTAGAGTATATGAAGTCTAGGGACACAATAGCCAAACTACTGGAACCCCAAATTGCTCCTCACTATCTTTCCAAATACCAGATTTTCTCTCTTAGCCAACAAAGGCGTCCTGCATTCCACAGGTCGTTTGAAAATAATGAAATCAAATTATCTGTGTGTGATCACTATGTGTCATCATCATGCAGTAGTGCAATAGCGACATTCGACCCAAAAGGCGAGGACAGCTTTGTTAAAGGCCCCATGCTCTTTACTGTGACTAATGATTTGGAAGTGTGCACTGCAGCGTCAATATCCATCATCTCCATTCTTGACCAGATGAGAATTCCTGTATTTGATGTCGAGGAGCAGGAGCTTGACATTGGTATGGAGGAG GCCCTAAGCATATTGAAGGCTGCTCTTACCTCAACATCTGCATTAACAAATGGGCTCCAACCATTCTTAAAGAGTCGGCCAAAGCAAGAAACATAA
- the LOC140818258 gene encoding uncharacterized protein encodes MAAAEEVRFSLKVITLKESFKVLYAQVDSDFADVLLSFLTLPLGTIVRLLVKHYGSNAPILGSLNSLYAGLQDLDSSHFWTEAGKLMLLNPRNSSGIQCSRLKLQIDDIPPIQCFECCNGTCVSMYNKVKCPCPNSTRTMIRRDLEIEPKMETGFVSAPTASFLLTDDLQILANSPTSIFRILKLNGIEHTNVLEERTLTVGLKEIMELLKGSLVSKTPLTDIILCLSTEAVPSNERKRLSASAIYETDALCLTLNSQNVRPDSKKIYIKAFVQKSTNRILLAETRQDLVDFLFSFLTIPLGRVQFLLGGNTFVGSISNLYRSISNLEIGEHMKSREATFRLLQPQLPLYCMSSYQIFSLDQECSPEFYRLCNSNRVKLFVSTPIDNCRKLKMIDPKGQDCFVKGPTTFMVTDDLVVSTPSSTSIISILNKMKIPLSDVEERELDIGMEEALSILKASLTSTGALTDGLKPFLTRQPKQKK; translated from the exons ATGGCTGCAGCCGAGGAAGTTCGGTTCTCTTTGAAAGTCATCACACTCAAAGAAAGCTTCAAAGTTTTATATGCCCAAGTAGATAGCGATTTTGCTGACGTTTTATTGAGTTTCCTGACATTACCGCTCGGAACAATAGTGCGACTCCTCGTCAAGCACTATGGAAGCAACGCACCGATTCTTGGAAGTTTGAACTCCTTGTATGCAGGTTTACAAGATTTGGATAGCAGCCATTTCTGGACCGAGGCGGGTAAATTGATGCTGCTCAATCCAAGAAATTCATCTGGGATTCAATGTAGCAGACTGAAACTCCAGATTGATGATATTCCTCCCATCCAGTGCTTTGAATGCTGTAACGGGACTTGTGTGAGCATGTACAATAAAGTGAAATGTCCGTGTCCAAATTCGACGCGGACTATGATCAGGAGAGATTTAGAAATTGAACCCAAAATGGAGACAGGTTTCGTTAGTGCGCCAACAGCTTCCTTTCTTTTAACTGATGATTTGCAGATTTTGGCTAATTCACCGACATCGATTTTTCGGATCTTGAAGCTAAACGGTATTGAACACACAAATGTACTCGAGGAAAGAACTCTTACTGTTGGGTTGAAAGAG ATAATGGAACTGCTCAAAGGATCATTAGTTTCAAAAACTCCATTAACAGATATAATTCTGTGTCTTAGTACCGAGGCCGTCCCTTCTAACGAAAGAAAGAGGTTATCTGCGTCTGCTATCTATGAAACAGACGCTTTATGTCTTACCCTGAATAGTCAAAATGTAAGGCCAGATTCCAAGAAGATTTATATAAAAGCCTTTGTGCAAAAATCAACTAATAGGATTCTGTTAGCCGAAACCCGGCAAGACTTGGTCGATTTTCTTTTCAGTTTTCTTACCATTCCCTTAGGAAGGGTTCAGTTTCTTTTGGGCGGTAACACTTTTGTTGGGAGCATAAGTAATTTATACAGGAGCATATCTAATTTAGAAATAGGAGAGCATATGAAGTCTAGGGAGGCAACCTTTAGATTGCTCCAACCCCAACTTCCTCTGTACTGTATGTCCTCCTACCAGATTTTCTCTCTTGACCAAGAATGCTCTCCTGAATTTTATCGGTTATGCAACAGTAATAGGGTCAAATTATTTGTGTCGACTCCCATAGATAATTGTCGTAAACTGAAAATGATCGACCCGAAAGGCCAAGACTGCTTTGTTAAAGGACCCACAACGTTTATGGTGACTGATGATTTGGTAGTGTCAACTCCATCTTCAACCTCCATCATTTCCATTCTTAACAAGATGAAAATTCCTCTATCTGATGTCGAGGAACGGGAGCTTGATATTGGTATGGAAGAG GCTTTGAGCATACTGAAGGCCTCTCTTACATCAACTGGTGCCTTAACTGATGGTCTTAAACCATTCTTAACAAGACAGCCAAAGCAAAAGAAATGA
- the LOC140818610 gene encoding uncharacterized protein isoform X2, whose product MAAATEIQLSLKVVMVKESNKVLYAEIDSNFADVLLSFLTLPLGTIVRLLIKHYGNNAPILGSLNSLYASLLNLDSSHFSSEAGKLMLLNPRNSLETECRKLKLQIDDTPPVQYFVCGNWTCASMYYSVKCLCPNSANTMTRTDLEIEEQSDDESVFTEKTSSFLLLDNLQIRTNTLASFFQILKSNGIKDTNALEERTLIVGLKEIMELLKGSLLSKTPITDMVHLISSATATCNERKEFSACYFLPESKRRKQISSDSKRITVKVLVQKSTNRFLLTEACKDFIDLLFSLLDIPLGRVQSLLGSNTCLGSINNLFWSMRNLELLKHIKRIDSLMEPKIPPHYLSLHQVFSLDKKSSPLIYKQQDSNRVKSFGSASPGSGYTQMKMIDPKGEDGFVKGPTTFMVSDDMVVSPTSSTFILKTLNHLKIPIHDVEEKEVEVGLEEALSILKASLTSICALSEGLKPFLK is encoded by the exons ATGGCTGCAGCAACGGAAATTCAACTATCTTTGAAAGTCGTGATGGTCAAAGAAAGCAACAAAGTTTTATACGCTGAAATAGATAGCAATTTTGCGGATGTTTTGTTGAGTTTCCTAACGTTACCACTTGGGACAATAGTGCGACTTCTCATCAAGCACTACGGAAACAATGCACCAATTCTTGGAAGTTTGAACTCTTTGTATGCAAGTTTATTGAATTTGGATAGTAGTCATTTCTCGTCGGAGGCGGGTAAACTAATGCTGCTCAATCCAAGAAATTCATTAGAAACCGAATGCAGAAAACTAAAACTCCAGATTGATGATACTCCTCCCGTCCAGTACTTCGTTTGCGGCAATTGGACGTGTGCAAGCATGTACTACAGCGTGAAATGTCTTTGTCCGAATTCAGCAAATACAATGACCAGGACAGATTTGGAGATCGAAGAACAAAGTGATGACGAAAGCGTATTTACTGAGAAAACATCATCTTTTCTTTTACTTGATAATTTGCAGATTCGGACTAATACATTAGCATCGTTTTTCCAAATTTTGAAATCAAATGGTATTAAAGACACAAATGCACTGGAGGAAAGAACTCTGATTGTTGGTTTGAAAGAG ATAATGGAACTGCTCAAGGGATCGTTGCTTTCCAAAACTCCAATAACTGATATGGTTCACCTGATCAGCTCCGCTACTGCTACTTGCAATGAACGAAAAGAGTTCTCCGCATGCTATTTTTTACCTGAGAGTAAGAGGAGAAAACAGATTAGTTCAGATTCTAAGAGGATTACCGTGAAAGTCCTTGTGCAAAAATCAACTAATAGATTTCTTTTAACTGAAGCCTGTAAAGACTTCATTGACCTTCTTTTCAGTTTGCTCGACATTCCCTTAGGAAGAGTTCAGTCTCTCTTAGGCAGCAACACTTGTCTTGGGAGCATAAATAATTTGTTCTGGAGCATGCGTAATTTGGAATTGCTAAAACATATTAAGAGAATCGATAGTTTAATGGAACCAAAAATTCCTCCGCATTATCTTTCCTTGCATCAGGTTTTCTCTCTTGACAAAAAAAGCTCTCCATTGATTTATAAGCAGCAAGACTCCAACAGGGTCAAATCATTTGGGTCTGCCTCCCCTGGTTCTGGTTATACTCAAATGAAAATGATCGACCCAAAGGGCGAAGACGGTTTTGTTAAAGGACCCACGACGTTTATGGTGAGTGATGATATGGTGGTGTCTCCTACATCTTCAACTTTTATTCTAAAGACTCTTAACCACTTGAAAATTCCTATACATGATGTCGAGGAGAAGGAGGTTGAAGTTGGTTTGGAAGAG GCTTTAAGCATATTGAAGGCTTCTCTTACCTCAATTTGTGCATTAAGCGAAGGTCTCAAACCATTCTTAAAGTGA
- the LOC140818610 gene encoding uncharacterized protein isoform X1 gives MAAATEIQLSLKVVMVKESNKVLYAEIDSNFADVLLSFLTLPLGTIVRLLIKHYGNNAPILGSLNSLYASLLNLDSSHFSSEAGKLMLLNPRNSLETECRKLKLQIDDTPPVQYFVCGNWTCASMYYSVKCLCPNSANTMTRTDLEIEEQSDDESVFTEKTSSFLLLDNLQIRTNTLASFFQILKSNGIKDTNALEERTLIVGLKEVNLCNIELLVFLPPLCFITFVFFIYICSHQIMELLKGSLLSKTPITDMVHLISSATATCNERKEFSACYFLPESKRRKQISSDSKRITVKVLVQKSTNRFLLTEACKDFIDLLFSLLDIPLGRVQSLLGSNTCLGSINNLFWSMRNLELLKHIKRIDSLMEPKIPPHYLSLHQVFSLDKKSSPLIYKQQDSNRVKSFGSASPGSGYTQMKMIDPKGEDGFVKGPTTFMVSDDMVVSPTSSTFILKTLNHLKIPIHDVEEKEVEVGLEEALSILKASLTSICALSEGLKPFLK, from the exons ATGGCTGCAGCAACGGAAATTCAACTATCTTTGAAAGTCGTGATGGTCAAAGAAAGCAACAAAGTTTTATACGCTGAAATAGATAGCAATTTTGCGGATGTTTTGTTGAGTTTCCTAACGTTACCACTTGGGACAATAGTGCGACTTCTCATCAAGCACTACGGAAACAATGCACCAATTCTTGGAAGTTTGAACTCTTTGTATGCAAGTTTATTGAATTTGGATAGTAGTCATTTCTCGTCGGAGGCGGGTAAACTAATGCTGCTCAATCCAAGAAATTCATTAGAAACCGAATGCAGAAAACTAAAACTCCAGATTGATGATACTCCTCCCGTCCAGTACTTCGTTTGCGGCAATTGGACGTGTGCAAGCATGTACTACAGCGTGAAATGTCTTTGTCCGAATTCAGCAAATACAATGACCAGGACAGATTTGGAGATCGAAGAACAAAGTGATGACGAAAGCGTATTTACTGAGAAAACATCATCTTTTCTTTTACTTGATAATTTGCAGATTCGGACTAATACATTAGCATCGTTTTTCCAAATTTTGAAATCAAATGGTATTAAAGACACAAATGCACTGGAGGAAAGAACTCTGATTGTTGGTTTGAAAGAGGTAAATCTTTGTAACATCGAGTTGCTTGTATTCCTCCCACCTCTTTGCTTCATCACTTTCGTATTTTTCATTTATATTTGTTCTCATCAGATAATGGAACTGCTCAAGGGATCGTTGCTTTCCAAAACTCCAATAACTGATATGGTTCACCTGATCAGCTCCGCTACTGCTACTTGCAATGAACGAAAAGAGTTCTCCGCATGCTATTTTTTACCTGAGAGTAAGAGGAGAAAACAGATTAGTTCAGATTCTAAGAGGATTACCGTGAAAGTCCTTGTGCAAAAATCAACTAATAGATTTCTTTTAACTGAAGCCTGTAAAGACTTCATTGACCTTCTTTTCAGTTTGCTCGACATTCCCTTAGGAAGAGTTCAGTCTCTCTTAGGCAGCAACACTTGTCTTGGGAGCATAAATAATTTGTTCTGGAGCATGCGTAATTTGGAATTGCTAAAACATATTAAGAGAATCGATAGTTTAATGGAACCAAAAATTCCTCCGCATTATCTTTCCTTGCATCAGGTTTTCTCTCTTGACAAAAAAAGCTCTCCATTGATTTATAAGCAGCAAGACTCCAACAGGGTCAAATCATTTGGGTCTGCCTCCCCTGGTTCTGGTTATACTCAAATGAAAATGATCGACCCAAAGGGCGAAGACGGTTTTGTTAAAGGACCCACGACGTTTATGGTGAGTGATGATATGGTGGTGTCTCCTACATCTTCAACTTTTATTCTAAAGACTCTTAACCACTTGAAAATTCCTATACATGATGTCGAGGAGAAGGAGGTTGAAGTTGGTTTGGAAGAG GCTTTAAGCATATTGAAGGCTTCTCTTACCTCAATTTGTGCATTAAGCGAAGGTCTCAAACCATTCTTAAAGTGA
- the LOC140818275 gene encoding uncharacterized protein: MNFRSMEEFWPFYMSQHSKPATRRLHFLGTLFGSMCLICALIFNSLWFLLAAPMVGYGLAWGSHFFVEGNVPEIFMHPLWSTMCDYKMFGLMLIGQIDREIKRLGKRPVLQAY; this comes from the coding sequence ATGAATTTCAGGAGCATGGAAGAGTTCTGGCCTTTTTACATGAGCCAGCACTCGAAACCAGCGACAAGGCGCTTGCATTTCCTTGGGACACTGTTCGGTAGCATGTGTTTGATATGTGCATTGATATTCAACTCCTTGTGGTTTCTGTTAGCCGCTCCTATGGTTGGGTATGGGTTGGCTTGGGGAAGCCATTTCTTTGTTGAAGGGAATGTTCCTGAAATTTTTATGCACCCTCTCTGGTCTACGATGTGTGATTACAAGATGTTTGGATTAATGCTTATAGGCCAAATCGATAGGGAAATCAAGAGGCTCGGGAAGAGGCCTGTTTTGCAAGCCTACTGA